Genomic segment of Candidatus Marinarcus aquaticus:
CAAATGGCATCGCTTTTTCAATGTTCATTTGAAGTGCATTCATGACAATATCAACTTTCACCTCTTTATTCATATCATAGGTACGTGCAATGGCTTGAACCAAATCTATCACATACTCTTTAAAGGGGATGTCGTTGATATTGGATGACTCATAGAGTTTTCGATGCAGTAACTCCATGGTAAAGATTCTCTCTTGAATCTCTATTAAGACTTTTTTGGTTTTAGAATCTTGCACCTCTTCTTCTTGAAGTTCGAGTAATCCTATGGTTAACGCCAAATTGTTCTTCACACGGTGATGAATCTCTTTGAGTAATATCTCTTTCTCTTTTAAAGATTTACTGATCTCTTTGGTTTTCTCTTCCACTTTTTTATCCAAGGTTTGTATGCTGTTTTCAAAGCGATCCAACATCGAATCAAACGCTTGACCTAAAATACCAATGTCATCTTCTCCTTTAACATGACTTCTTATATTCTTACTTCCTTGATTGACAAGCAGTGCTGTTTTGGTAATGGTATCGACTTTTGTAAACGCTTTTTTAAATAAAAACAGAATAATCAAAAAACTCAACCCAATGGCAATGAGTGTCTCGGTTAATAAAAAAGAGAGCCCTGCATTGTTGCGTTGTTGTATCTCTTTTTTATCAATCGTGTGTGCTAAAAAGAAGTACTGCCCTTTTGCATTGTTTGAAAGGTTGATGATCCACGTTAAAACTCTGCGCCCTTCAATCTCATGCTCAATGGGTTCATTCTGTTTTGCATTTAAGATATTTTGCAAGGATAGATTTCCCGTTGGGATATTGCGTACATTGGATAACAAACTGACCGTGTATCGCTCTTTTCTTCGTTGTTCATTTTGCATATATAGAGGCTCATCCATTTGACTTTTCATACGATTATTGACCCAAAAGAGTGCTGTTTGTGTACTTGGAAGCGTTGAGTCTTCTAAAAGTTTGGTGTGGATATGAGCTTTAAGACTCTTTTCAAAAGGGCCATGCCCTTTGTTTAACTCTTGTCGTGTACATGCCATACTGAGTGTGATATTTTGTGCAGGAAAAAATGTATTATAAAAATAGTACTTCTTGTTTTTATATGTTTTGTTCAGTTGGCTTGATTCTACTTCTAGCCATTGATTTAAAACATCTTTTTGATTGTAGTGAAATCTTTGTGTTTGAGACTCCAAACTCGTTGTCTGATTGCACAGACTCAACACTTTATTTTGGGAAAAACGCTCTAAAACTTCTTCAAGGCTTTTGTTCTGTGATTTGCTCTTTAATGTAAGCAGTTCAAGAGCAATCTTTTGTCGGTTTAAATCCATCTCTAACTGCGCTTGCATTTTAATTGATTTTCCCGTCATGGCAAACTGGTTTGTAATAATACCCAAGGTTCGACTCACATAATCAACCACCTCTTTTTCATTTTTGGCTTGAATTTTAGGCAGTGTCAAAATGGCCCGAATAATTGAGAACATCACAATGATAATAAAAAAAGCAAAAATAACCTTGGTTGTAAAGGAGTAGTTTTTCAGACGAAAGAGATTAATGATTTTTTCCAAACAGTTTTATCCTATATCCCTCTTCATACAAATTCTCAAAAGGATTACACCCCAATTTATTTTTCAAACGATAAATCAAAGAGCGCAGTTTTGATAAATCGTACACATCCTCTCGCCATATATAGTTAAAAATAGCATCAAAACTCAAAATTTCGCCTGGGTTATTTGAAAGAATTTCAAAAAGTTTTTTCTCGTTTTTTGTCAGTTTTATGATTTCATTGTCGTTGTAAAGTTCAGAATTACAACGGTCAAACTTTAAATTTTCAGTTATTTTTATAAACTTCTCTTTTTTACAAGCAAAGAGTTGTTTGTTTTTAAAAAAGAATTGATGTTTATGCATAACCGTGCTGATGGCGACTTTAAGCTCTTCTTTTCTACAAGGCTTTATTAAATACGCATACGGTTCAGACTCCATTGCTTTACTTAGAATATTGTCGTTATAGTATGAAGTTAAAAAAATAATGGGTATATTATAGTTCTTCCATAAATAGTTTGCCACATCAATGCCTGTTTTTGTTGAGTTTAAATTAATATCAATGATAGCGACATCAGGAAAGTTATTTTGTACATGCATGATGGCTTTGTCATGAGAGTTGGCAATGCCACTCACATTTAATCCCAACTTTTTGAGTTTTAATTCCATGGCCATGGCAAGAATGGGTTCATCCTCTACTACCAACACATCAAAGTCTCGATTTGCTATTAGATTCGTTGACAAAAAGTCTTCCTTTTTATTTAATTTTGATAATCATATTCAGTATTATATATAATTTTATTTAAATTTTCCCTAAATATTAAATATCATTTTTCTATCATTATATTTATATAGAATCTCTTTTGAATAGTTTTAAACTCCTAATATTCACAACTTAGAGCTATTCTTTAATATATTAAATAAGATGCAGCTGTGCCGTAACAGTTGCATCTTATTTTTTCTCTCTTTTTAATAATGATTATCATAATATCATTTTTTAATCATTTTTTATCAATACAATACCATCATCAAAAATTAAATGGAGAGAGTTTATGAATTTAAAAAAAAGTCTATTATCATTGGCTGTTATTGCATCATTACATTCAGTATATGCAGATGAAACTGCTAAGATGGGAGAAGTCATCGTTGTCAGTGCTGCTGGTTTTGAACAAAATATTACCGATGCTCCTGCAACCATTACGGTTATTTCAGGTGAAGAACTGCAAAAGAAGTCATACACAGACGTTGCGGATGCGTTAAAAAATGTACCGGGTGTCTTTGTTGATGGAGGTGGTGCCAATCAATCAATCATCATGAGAGGAATGGCAAGTGACTATACACTGTTCTTAATTGATGGACGACCAATGCAAAATGCAGACGCATTTACTCCAAACGGGAATCTACGAGGAGTTCAAATGAACTTCTTACCTTCAGTTGAAAACATTGAACGAATTGAGATTGTAAGAGGACCTGCTTCATCTTTATATGGTTCAGATGCAATGGGTGGGGTGATTAATATCATTACAAAGAAAAACATCAATAAAACTTCTGCTGGAATCACCTATGAATATATTGCAGCTGATTCGTCTAATGATATCAATAATGATGGTATGAATACCACCATGTACATCAACACTCCATTGATTGATAACCTTTTATCATTGTCATTAAATGGCTCATACAACTACACTGAAGAGAGTGATTATCAAGCCAATAACACCGAAAGTGCAGGAAGTGACCCTGAGTATAAAAAGAAAAACTTAGGAGTTAAATTTACATTAACACCCGATGAATACAACACCCTTACACTTGGGTATATGTACAATAAACAAGAGCGTTACTACAATGTAGGTGGAAGTTTATCTGAATTGGACTCACGAGGAAATCCACAAGATGACAGAAGTTACATCTCATATAAAGAGAACTACTACTTAACGCATGATTATCGAGTAAAAAATTACAGCATCAGTTCATATGTGAACTATGATGAAGCACGAAACCCTTCACGAACCAATGCCACAACGGGAAATGGTATTGAAGCAGATACCTTAACGTTCAATACACAAGGTACATACTTCTTTGAGAATAACGTTGCTACACTTGGTTTTAACTATAAAAAAGAGAATTTAGAAGATGGTGCAACGAGTGCTTTAAATGATGACATCGTAAAAATGGATGCTTATCAATATGCACTTTTTCTAGAAGATGAATGGGCCATCACAGACAGCCTTTCATTAACTGTGGGTGGTCGATTGGATAAAAATGAGTATTTTGGTACACATTTCAGTCCTAAAGCCTATGCTGTTTATCATATCAATGATGCATTCACGATTAAAGGTGGGGTAACAACAGGATATAAAACCCCAACACTACGAAACACTGCACCAAACTATGCTGCTGTTTCAAGAGGTGGGGTCAGTATTGGTAACCCTGATTTAGAACCAGAAGAGAGTGTCAACTATGAAGCAGCCATTGCTTACAACAATGATGACTTAGGTTTCAACTCAACACTGACGGTGTATCAAACTGATTTTAAAAACAAAATCACACGGTCAGATTATGTGTGTGCTAAAAATGCCCCTTGTACTTATAATGGTGTAACGTATGACCCACATCAATATGGGTATAAAGTTCGAATCAATGTTGATGAAGCAGAGATTAGAGGGGTAGAATTAACGACTGATTACTATATCACTTCAGCCTTAAAATACCGACACAGTTATACCTACACAGACTCTGAGCAAAAAACAGGTGACAGTGCTGGTGAACCCTTAAACGATATCTCTAAACACATGTTCAATGTTGGTTTAGATTGGGAAGTGACCAACAAACTCGATATGTGGACACAAGTGAATTATCGAAGTCATACTGCTAAGGAAGAGGATGGTGACCCATCATACACACTGGCTGACTTAGGTTTGGTTTATGACTTAGCAGAAAACTTAACAATCAGTGCTGGGGTATATAACCTTATGAACAAAGAGATCAACCGTGATGAATACAGCATGGTATTAGATGGAAGACGTTACAGCGTTGCTATGCAAATGAAATTCTAATTTTCTTAAACAGACAGAACTCTCTGTCTGTTGACACAAATTACTTATAACAAATTTTTTTATTGGAAGAACTATGTATATACAAAAAATTTTATCTGCAAGCGTGGGAGGCTATTTGCTCTCTTCTCTTGTTACGGTAACACTGGTCCACCTTTTACCTTTTACAAATAAAGCAGAAAGTGTTGTCTTTGCATCCATGCTCTCGTTTGTTCTTTGGTTGCTTTTTGTTCTTTATACTTTCAGCCGTGTCAATGCCAACTCTTTATTGATTCGTATGATTGTGGCCTGTGCTTTGCTGTTTTCTTTAAACACTTACTTAGAATCGGTATAAGGAGACCGTATGGAACAAAGTTTTAGACAATCAATGCGTTGGTTACACACGTGGAGTGGTCTGCTTGTTGGATGGCTTCTGTTTGCTGTTTTTGTGACAGGTACCAGTGCTTACTATAAGGATGAAACCACACTGTGGATGAAACCCGAACTACACTTT
This window contains:
- a CDS encoding histidine kinase dimerization/phosphoacceptor domain -containing protein — encoded protein: MEKIINLFRLKNYSFTTKVIFAFFIIIVMFSIIRAILTLPKIQAKNEKEVVDYVSRTLGIITNQFAMTGKSIKMQAQLEMDLNRQKIALELLTLKSKSQNKSLEEVLERFSQNKVLSLCNQTTSLESQTQRFHYNQKDVLNQWLEVESSQLNKTYKNKKYYFYNTFFPAQNITLSMACTRQELNKGHGPFEKSLKAHIHTKLLEDSTLPSTQTALFWVNNRMKSQMDEPLYMQNEQRRKERYTVSLLSNVRNIPTGNLSLQNILNAKQNEPIEHEIEGRRVLTWIINLSNNAKGQYFFLAHTIDKKEIQQRNNAGLSFLLTETLIAIGLSFLIILFLFKKAFTKVDTITKTALLVNQGSKNIRSHVKGEDDIGILGQAFDSMLDRFENSIQTLDKKVEEKTKEISKSLKEKEILLKEIHHRVKNNLALTIGLLELQEEEVQDSKTKKVLIEIQERIFTMELLHRKLYESSNINDIPFKEYVIDLVQAIARTYDMNKEVKVDIVMNALQMNIEKAMPFGLVLNELVTNAFKYAFKENPSPTLLISICEENEQLIMTIHDNGKGLQKSFEEIQNNTLGLKLMSTIVRHQLFGKIVYEYDKGAKFTITGEFQNA
- a CDS encoding response regulator translates to MSTNLIANRDFDVLVVEDEPILAMAMELKLKKLGLNVSGIANSHDKAIMHVQNNFPDVAIIDINLNSTKTGIDVANYLWKNYNIPIIFLTSYYNDNILSKAMESEPYAYLIKPCRKEELKVAISTVMHKHQFFFKNKQLFACKKEKFIKITENLKFDRCNSELYNDNEIIKLTKNEKKLFEILSNNPGEILSFDAIFNYIWREDVYDLSKLRSLIYRLKNKLGCNPFENLYEEGYRIKLFGKNH
- a CDS encoding TonB-dependent receptor domain-containing protein; protein product: MNLKKSLLSLAVIASLHSVYADETAKMGEVIVVSAAGFEQNITDAPATITVISGEELQKKSYTDVADALKNVPGVFVDGGGANQSIIMRGMASDYTLFLIDGRPMQNADAFTPNGNLRGVQMNFLPSVENIERIEIVRGPASSLYGSDAMGGVINIITKKNINKTSAGITYEYIAADSSNDINNDGMNTTMYINTPLIDNLLSLSLNGSYNYTEESDYQANNTESAGSDPEYKKKNLGVKFTLTPDEYNTLTLGYMYNKQERYYNVGGSLSELDSRGNPQDDRSYISYKENYYLTHDYRVKNYSISSYVNYDEARNPSRTNATTGNGIEADTLTFNTQGTYFFENNVATLGFNYKKENLEDGATSALNDDIVKMDAYQYALFLEDEWAITDSLSLTVGGRLDKNEYFGTHFSPKAYAVYHINDAFTIKGGVTTGYKTPTLRNTAPNYAAVSRGGVSIGNPDLEPEESVNYEAAIAYNNDDLGFNSTLTVYQTDFKNKITRSDYVCAKNAPCTYNGVTYDPHQYGYKVRINVDEAEIRGVELTTDYYITSALKYRHSYTYTDSEQKTGDSAGEPLNDISKHMFNVGLDWEVTNKLDMWTQVNYRSHTAKEEDGDPSYTLADLGLVYDLAENLTISAGVYNLMNKEINRDEYSMVLDGRRYSVAMQMKF